One Oryza brachyantha chromosome 3, ObraRS2, whole genome shotgun sequence DNA segment encodes these proteins:
- the LOC102718443 gene encoding transmembrane protein 184B gives MDWAAAGYTAAALLCAAAATVIALVHIYRHLLHYAEPIYQRFIVRLIFMVPVYAVMSFLSLILPDNAIYFNSIREIYDAWVIYNFFSLCLAWVGGPGAVVVSLNGRTLKPSWFLMTCCFPAIPLDGRFIRRCKQGCLQFVILKPILVVITFILYAKGKYKDGNFSVKQSYLYITIIYTISYSMALYALAVFYAACRDLLRPYNPVPKFIMIKSVVFLTYWQGVLVFLAAKSRFIKNAEKAADLQNFVLCVEMLIAAIGHLFAFPYKEYAGANGRPGDFKGSLLHALKFNDFYHDTVHQFAPTYNEYVLYNHNEGDNTQRKYPSGSTAQTGRDVELSGISVVPSTSPVTSSVSSNQADQEETMTTPIKDKVDNHVGLYDLTDLLDVDLSNYPAKVPAISDVRKQ, from the exons ATGgactgggcggcggcggggtacacggcggcggcgctgctgtgcgccgcggcggccaccgtCATCGCCCTCGTTCACATCTACCGCCACCTCCTGCACTACGCGGAGCCCATCTACCAGCGGTTCATCGTCCGCCTCATCTTCATGGTCCCG GTCTATGCAGTGATGTCATTTCTGTCACTTATCCTACCGGATAatgcaatatattttaattctatCCGAGAAAT CTATGATGCTTGGGTCATCTACAATTTCTTTTCACTTTGCTTGGCATGGGTTGGGGGTCCTGGTGCTGTGGTGGTAAGTTTGAATGGACGAACCCTGAAGCCATCGTGGTTTCTGATGACTTGCTGTTTTCCAGCTATTCCTCTAGATGG GCGTTTTATTCGGAGATGCAAGCAAGGCTGTTTGCAGTTTGTGATTCTTAAGCCTATTTTGGTGGTTATTACATTCATACTTTATGCAAAAGGAAAATACAAAGATGGAAACTTCAGTGTCAAGCAATCctatctatatataactatCATTTATACAATCTCATACTCGATGGCTCTATATGCTCTTGCGGTGTTCTATGCGGCATGCAGAGATCTGCTTCGGCCATATAACCCTGTCCCAAAATTCATCATGATCAAATCGGTTGTGTTTCTTACATATTGGCAG GGTGTCCTTGTTTTCCTTGCTGCAAAATCACGGTTTATCAAAAATGCTGAAAAAGCTGCTGATCTCCAGAACTTCGTATTATGTGTTGAGATGCTCATAGCAGCTATCGGGCACCTATTTGCCTTTCCTTACAAGGAGTACGCTGGTGCCAATGGTCGGCCTGGTGATTTCAAGGGAAGCCTTCTGCATGCTCTGAAATTCAATGATTTCTACCATGACACTGTTCATCAG TTTGCGCCTACCTATAATGAATATGTGCTCTACAATCACAATGAGGGAGACAACACACAAAGGAAGTATCCTTCAGGGAGCACCGCCCAAACTGGGCGGGATGTAGAATTGTCTGGCATCTCTGTGGTGCCTTCAACCAGTCCGGTGACATCAAGCGTATCGTCAAACCAGGCAGACCAGGAAGAAACAATGACCACCCCAATCAAGGACAAGGTTGATAATCATGTAGGGCTTTACGACCTAACGGACTTGCTTGATGTGGATTTGTCTAACTACCCAGCCAAGGTTCCTGCAATCTCTGATGTAAGAAAACAATGA
- the LOC102718725 gene encoding formin-like protein 16 translates to MSIRSKRKVAPPPQAIASSTDPLVVPTPQVAPYPYGLWFPPPPTPWLPSPQSHAMSGSPAFPPPTAGKIDVHSDLEEWGVESRPPGGFVNFINTPSNNVHHVAEGSLSRPINVDNGDVSRTEKRLSWMKDEDLRLEHVLLWNSWCCTSYSKMMIFQAMVV, encoded by the exons ATGTCCATCCGCTCGAAGAGGAAGgtggcgccgcctcctcaggCCATTGCGAGCTCTACAGATCCTCTCGTTGTTCCTACGCCACAAGTAGCGCCGTATCCATATGGTCTCTGGTTTCCACCGCCGCCAACACCTTGGCTTCCTTCTCCACAGTCACACGCCATGTCTGGCTCTCCTGCTTTCCCTCCTCCCACGGCCGGCAAGATTGATGTGCACAGTGACCTTGAAGAATG GGGGGTTGAATCTCGTCCGCCCGGCGGTTTcgttaattttatcaatacCCCATCAAACAATGTACATCATGTGGCCGAGGGAAGTCTATCACGGCCCATCAATGTTGACAATGGAGATGTTTCTAGGACTGAGAAACGCTTGTCTTGGATGAAGGATGAAGACTTGAGATTG GAACATGTTCTGCTGTGGAATTCATGGTGCTGCACTTCTTACAG cAAGATGATGATATTTCAGGCAATGGTCGTATGA
- the LOC102719002 gene encoding DEAD-box ATP-dependent RNA helicase 3, chloroplastic, protein MASLLTLPSSLPLSNPAAAPSLRLRAAAFRCWALRRAGGRWAAARAIASPNSVLSEHAFKRLQLSDEEEEGAYGSDEEGAYGSGDEEGGAEAGAGEGDEDELAISRLGLPDQLVSTLEKRGITHLFPIQRAVLIPALEGRDLIARAKTGTGKTLAFGIPMIKQLIEEDDGQSVRRGRIPRVLVLAPTRELAKQVEKEIKESAPKLGTVCVYGGVSYNVQQNALSRGVDVVVGTPGRIIDLINGGSLQLGEVKYLVLDEADQMLAVGFEEDVETILQQLPAERQSMLFSATMPSWVKKLSRRYLNNPLTIDLVGDQDEKLAEGIKLHAIPLTSTSKRTVLSDLITVYAKGGKTIVFTKTKRDADEVSLALTNSIASEALHGDISQHQRERTLNGFRQGKFTVLVATDVAARGLDIPNVDLIIHYELPNDPETFVHRSGRTGRAGKAGTAILMFTNSQRRTVRSLERDVGCRFEFISPPAIEEVLESSAEHVIATLRGVHAESIQYFIPAAERLTEELGPNALASALAHLSGFSQPPSSRSLISHEQGWVTLQLTREQGYGRGFFSPRSVTGFLSDVSSAAADEVGKIYLIADERVQGAVFDLPEEIAKDLLSMELPPGNTITKVTKLPALQDDGPATDSYGRFSNSDRGFRSRRTRGGSRGGRGGWDSDGEDRFRRGGRSFRSDNDSWSEKDDDWSGGRRSNRSSSFGGRSSSYGSRSSSSSFGGRSSSFGARDSSRSFGGACFNCGEAGHRASDCPNR, encoded by the exons ATGGCTTCCCTCCTCACGCTCCCCTCCTCGCTCCCCCTCTccaaccccgccgccgcgccgtccctgcgcctccgcgccgccgccttccgctGCTGGGCGctgcggcgcgccggcggccggtgggCGGCCGCGAGGGCCATCGCGTCGCCCAACTCCGTGCTGAGCGAGCACGCGTTCAAGCGGCTGCAGCTCagtgatgaggaggaggagggtgcgtACGGGAGTGACGAGGAGGGCGCCTacgggagcggcgacgaggagggggGTGCCGAGGCGGGGGCTGGGGAGGGGGACGAGGACGAGCTCGCCATTTCCAGGCTCGGCCTGCCCGACCAGCTCGTCTCCACGCTCGAGAAGCGCGGGATTACCCACCTGTTCCCCATCCAG AGGGCTGTACTCATTCCAGCTCTTGAGGGTCGTGACCTGATTGCTAGAGCAAAAACAGGAACTGGGAAGACGCTAGCCTTTGGAATTCCCATGATTAAGCAATTAATTGAGGAGGACGATGGGCAGAGTGTGAG ACGAGGTCGCATTCCTCGTGTTTTGGTTCTAGCACCTACTAGAGAGTTAGCCAAGCAAGTTGAGAAGGAAATTAAGGAATCAGCACCCAAGCTCGGCACAGTGTGCGTTTATGGAGGTGTTTCGTACAATGTCCAACAGAATGCACTCTCTCGCGGTGTTGATGTTGTTGTAGGAACACCTGGTCGCATTATCGATTTGATAAATGGTGGAAGTCTTCAGTTGGGAGAAGTTAAGTACTTGGTTCTTGATGAGGCTGATCAAATGCTTGCGGTTGGGTTTGAGGAAGATGTGGAAACTATATTACAACAGCTGCCAGCGGAGAGGCAAAGCATGCTTTTCTCTGCTACAATGCCTAGTTGGGTGAAGAAGTTATCTAGGCGGTACTTGAACAATCCCTTGACAATTGACTTG GTTGGCGATCAAGATGAAAAACTTGCTGAAGGAATCAAACTCCATGCTATCCCACTTACATCTACATCAAAGCGCactgttcttagtgatctcaTTACG GTGTATGCAAAGGGTGGGAAAACCATTGTTTTCACTAAGACGAAACGAGATGCAGATGAGGTATCACTGGCACTGACAAACAGTATTGCTTCGGAGGCACTTCACGGTGATATTTCACAACATCAGCGTGAGAGGACACTAAATGGTTTTCGTCAAGGGAAATTTACTGTTCTTGTAGCAACTGATGTTGCTGCCCGTGGTCTTGATATACCGAATGTTGATTTG ATTATCCATTATGAATTGCCCAATGATCCAGAGACTTTTGTTCATCGTTCTGGGCGCACTGGACGAGCTGGGAAAGCAGGAACTGCAATCTTGATGTTCACAAACAGCCAGAGAAGAACAGTTAGATCACTTGAGCGTGATGTTGGATGCAGATTTGAGTTCATAAGTCCTCCAGCAATTGAGGAAGTGCTGGAATCCTCTGCTGAACATGTCATTGCTACTTTGCGAGGTGTGCATGCAGAGTCGATTCAGTACTTCATTCCAGCAGCTGAGAGATTGACAGAAGAGTTAGGACCTAATGCTCTTGCTTCTGCATTGGCACATCTGAGTGGATTTTCTCAGCCACCCTCTTCGCGTTCTCTGATCAGTCATGAGCAG GGATGGGTAACTTTGCAACTAACTAGAGAACAAGGATATGGAAGGGGATTCTTTTCTCCTAGATCTGTTACTGGCTTTCTGTCTGATGTTTCTTCAGCTGCCGCTGATGAAGTTGGCAAAATTTACCTGATAGCAGATGAGAGG GTACAAGGTGCAGTCTTTGATTTACCTGAGGAGATTGCGAAGGATTTGCTTAGTATGGAACTGCCCCCAGGAAACACCATAACTAAAGTGACAAAG CTACCTGCATTGCAGGATGATGGCCCTGCTACTGATAGTTATGGTCGGTTCTCAAACTCAGACCGGGGTTTCAGGAGCAGACGGACCAGGGGTGGCTCAAGAGGCGGACGTGGTGGTTGGGACTCCGATGGTGAAGACAGATTTCGCCGTGGTGGCCGGAGCTTCAGATCCGACAACGATAGTTGGTCAGAAAAAGATGATGACTGGAGTGGTGGGAGAAGATCAAACCGTTCATCATCCTTTGGTGGCCGCTCATCATCTTACGGGAGCCGTAGCTCATCATCATCCTTTGGTGGCCGCTCATCATCTTTTGGGGCTAGGGACAG CAGCAGGAGCTTCGGTGGTGCTTGCTTCAACTGTGGTGAAGCCGGGCACCGAGCATCAGACTGCCCAAACAGGTAG
- the LOC107303817 gene encoding uncharacterized protein LOC107303817, which translates to MSVSGVAVKAPVAAAGAPGAWPYVEYMARWERQVERRQLFLRSYHFSRDVELSPRARARRVVWAGLRRLRRAAATGLRRLRARLRLCFAWVSRRRGHRRGARFRYGRLSVAAGHAPATASVCFW; encoded by the coding sequence ATGTCCGTGTCCGGCGTGGCGGTGAAGGCgccggtggccgcggcgggggcgccggGGGCGTGGCCGTACGTGGAGTACATGGCGCGGTGGGAGAGGCAGGTGGAGCGGAGGCAGCTGTTCCTGCGGAGCTACCACTTCTCGCGCGACGTCGAGCTCTcgccgcgggcgcgggcgcggcgcgtcGTCTGGGCGGGGCTGCGCaggctccgccgcgccgccgccacgggccTCCGGAGGCTCCGCGCCCGCCTCCGTCTCTGCTTCGCCTGGGtgtcccgccgccgcggccaccgccgcggggCCCGCTTCCGCTACGGCCgcctctccgtcgccgccggccacgcccCGGCCACCGCGTCCGTGTGCTTCTGGTAG
- the LOC102717609 gene encoding mannan endo-1,4-beta-mannosidase 3-like has product MVGVEGTQFVVGGGRTVYFSGFNAYWLMMMASDPARRGAVAAAFRQAAARGLNLARTWAFSDGGDQPLQSSPGVYDEAMFQGLDFVIAEARRHGIYLLLCLTNNFDDFGGKRQYVRWAADAGHNLTAGDDFFTSDVVKSYYKNHVKAVVTRVNTVTGVAYKDEPTILAWELMNEPRCDADPGGGTVQAWVEEMAPYVKSVDGGRHLVTAGLEGFYGDGEHESRELNPWGIYYGTNYVATHRAAGVDFATIHLYPDVWLWGSTADEQAAFLRNWTRSHIDATAAYLGKPLLVTEYGKFLWKDGAGCAADKTQRNYFLDVVLDAIYASAARGGPLVGGAFWQLLLDDDVVHGMDDLRDGYEIIFPEDTRAATIIGEHSEQLASLNGQDAEALRRRAAASSHRKTRLGSSPSGGGGEEEETVSLPRMLLIRFISLSRSISSFISEKKSFFCNLHHASLPCP; this is encoded by the exons ATGGTGGGCGTGGAGGGGACGCAGTTCGTggtgggcggcggcaggaCGGTCTACTTCAGCGGCTTCAACGCGTACTGGCTGATGATGATGGCGTCCGacccggcgcggcgcggcgccgtggcggcggcgttccggcaggcggcggcgcgcggcctcAACCTCGCCCGCACGTGGGCCttcagcgacggcggcgaccagccGCTCCAGTCGTCGCCGGGCGTCTACGACGAGGCCATGTTCCAG GGGCTGGACTTCGTGATCGCCGAAGCGAGGCGGCACGGCATAtacctcctcctctgcctgaCCAACAACTTCGACGACTTCGGCGGCAAGCGGCAGTACGTCCGGTGGGCGGCCGACGCCGGCCACAacctcaccgccggcgacgacttcTTCACCAGCGACGTCGTCAAGTCCTACTACAAGAACCACGTCAAG GCGGTGGTGACGAGGGTGAACACGGTGACGGGTGTGGCGTACAAGGACGAGCCGACCATCTTGGCGTGGGAGCTCATGAACGAGCCGCGGTGCGACGCCgaccccggcggcggcacggtgcAGGCGTGGGTGGAGGAGATGGCGCCGTACGTGAAGagcgtcgacggcggccggcaccTGGTGACGGCGGGGCTGGAGGGGTtctacggcgacggcgagcacgaGAGCAGGGAGCTCAACCCGTGGGGCATCTACTACGGCACCAACTACGTCGCCAcgcaccgcgccgccggcgtcgactTCGCCACCATCCACCTCTACCCGGACGTCTGGCTCTGGGGCTCCACCGCCGACGAGCAGGCCGCCTTCCTCCGGAACTGGACGCGCTCCCACATCGACGCCACGGCGGCCTACCTCGGCAAGCCGCTGCTCGTCACCGAGTACGGCAAGTTCCTCTGGAaggacggcgccggctgcgccgccgACAAGACGCAGAGGAACTACTTCCTCGACGTGGTGCTCGACGCCATCTAcgcctcggcggcgcgcggcgggccgctcgtcggcggcgccttCTGGCAGCTGctgctcgacgacgacgtcgtccaCGGCATGGACGACCTCAGGGACGGCTACGAGATCATCTTCCCGGAGGACACCCGCGCCGCGACCATCATCGGCGAGCACTCCGAGCAGCTGGCCAGCCTCAACGGCCAGGACGCGGAGGCGCTTCgccgccgggcggcggcgagctcgcaCCGCAAGACGCGTCTAGGCAGCTCtcctagcggcggcggcggcgaagaagaagaaacagtCAGCCTCCCTCGAATGCTCTTGATTCGTTTCATCTCTTTGTCGAGATCAATCAGTTCatttatttcagaaaaaaaatcattctttTGTAATTTGCATCACGCAAGCCTTCCTTGTCCATAG